A single window of Metallosphaera hakonensis JCM 8857 = DSM 7519 DNA harbors:
- a CDS encoding NAD(P)/FAD-dependent oxidoreductase, with product MKIAIQGGGVGGALLGSLLHSVGHEVTIFDIKDKYFKPCGDIVPNVYRPPYSWEVEYEIKDFAFYLDGERVYDVSYRSPKWLTINKSEWINSMRSRVRQVIGNHKPDTRDFDYVLDSRGPYPMDREVVYTTRVIMKTEEFSPEAILEFNTKLTGFYWIFPAGQGLLNVGAGFLEEKNSKKLLLEYIKEKFRKYEILDTRGAPISIGKVRRKEGRIGEARGLVFPLSGEGIRPSAISAEIAFNAINKGKPLEQELRKGLDRIESRVAIQSLLLNWYRRSNISMRKTMLRHFLRSEILIDAFLEDKLDLQGIKESVELINSGGINT from the coding sequence TTGAAGATCGCGATACAGGGAGGGGGAGTAGGAGGAGCTCTTCTGGGATCACTCCTTCATAGCGTTGGTCATGAGGTGACGATTTTCGATATAAAGGACAAGTACTTTAAGCCCTGCGGCGATATAGTACCCAACGTTTATAGGCCACCCTATTCCTGGGAGGTCGAATACGAGATCAAGGATTTCGCCTTTTACCTAGATGGGGAGAGGGTTTATGACGTGAGCTACAGGAGTCCCAAATGGCTCACCATAAATAAGAGCGAGTGGATAAATTCCATGAGATCTAGGGTTAGGCAAGTGATAGGCAACCATAAACCCGATACCAGGGATTTCGATTATGTTCTCGATTCTAGGGGACCCTATCCTATGGATAGGGAAGTTGTTTACACAACTAGAGTTATTATGAAAACGGAGGAATTCAGCCCAGAGGCTATCTTGGAGTTCAATACCAAGCTCACTGGTTTCTATTGGATTTTCCCTGCAGGACAGGGACTGCTTAATGTGGGGGCGGGATTTCTAGAAGAAAAGAATTCTAAGAAGTTACTTCTTGAATATATTAAAGAAAAATTTAGGAAATATGAAATCCTAGATACTAGAGGGGCACCAATCTCTATCGGGAAGGTTAGAAGAAAGGAGGGAAGAATAGGGGAAGCGAGAGGTTTGGTTTTCCCGCTTAGCGGAGAGGGAATAAGGCCTTCTGCAATTTCAGCCGAGATAGCCTTCAATGCCATAAATAAGGGAAAACCCTTAGAGCAAGAGTTGAGGAAAGGGCTAGATAGAATAGAATCTAGGGTAGCGATCCAATCATTACTTCTTAACTGGTACAGAAGGTCGAACATCTCAATGAGGAAAACTATGTTGAGGCACTTCCTAAGGAGCGAAATCTTAATAGACGCCTTCCTAGAGGACAAACTGGATCTTCAAGGAATTAAGGAATCTGTGGAGTTGATAAATAGTGGTGGAATTAATACTTGA